The following proteins come from a genomic window of Megalops cyprinoides isolate fMegCyp1 chromosome 6, fMegCyp1.pri, whole genome shotgun sequence:
- the LOC118778645 gene encoding ubiquitin carboxyl-terminal hydrolase 37-like: MAVANTFGDFGGDEQQDAHEFLSVLLSQLKEEWESLKRRGALDAHACPVESNFDFRLQVTRTCCRCGAQVFRTEVYSHLSLDIVPQGTLQDSLRQYFKPTQVECRCERCPGQQASVTMKLASLPRVLVIQLKRFSMDSSWNLRKLDNKVKISQELALNLHCVQNIKPPHEADRTAGDNIGPLDGLSEEEQIKLAIELSLKGSAPPPGSSLHHQEHPVPPWPEHDLWSLRQ; this comes from the exons ATGGCTGTGGCGAACACCTTTGGAGATTTCGGCGGCGATGAGCAGCAG GATGCACACGAATTTTTAAGTGTGCTGCTCTCGCAGCTGAAAGAAGAGTGGGAGTCCCTGAAGAGGAGAGGTGCCCTGGATGCCCATGCCTGCCCTGTGGAATCAAATTTTGATTTCCGCTTGCAGGTTACAAGAACCTGCTGCAG GTGTGGGGCACAGGTGTTCAGGACAGAGGTCTATAGCCACCTCTCCCTGGACATAGTGCCCCAGGGCACACTTCAGGACAGCCTGAGACAATATTTCAAG CCGACACAGGTTGAGTGTCGGTGTGAAAGATGTCCTGGGCAGCAGGCCTCTGTTACTATGAAGCTCGCGTCCCTCCCTCG CGTACTGGTGATACAGCTGAAGCGTTTCAGCATGGACAGCAGCTGGAACTTGAGAAAGCTGGACAACAAAGTGAAGATCTCCCAGGAGCTTGCGCTTAACCTGCACTGTGTGCAGAATATCAAGCCTCCACATGAGGCTGACAGAACAGCAGG CGACAACATCGGACCTCTAGATGGCCTTAGCGAGGAGGAGCAGATAAAGCTGGCCATTGAGCTCAGCTTGAAGGGCTCCGCCCCTCCTCCAG GGTCATCGTTACACCATCAAGAGCATCCTGTCCCACCTTGGCCAGAGCACGACCTGTG GTCATTACGTCAGTGA
- the tp53rk gene encoding EKC/KEOPS complex subunit TP53RK, translating into MAAVEGESHVLQFLKRVELLKQGAEARVYRGEFLGKPAIMKERFPKLYRHPVLDEKLTRRRTVQEVRSLLRCRKAGISAPVVYFVDYTTHCIFLEDMVGSITVRDYINTAQVSQKDAPCLEVLAKKMGQILGKMHDEDLIHGDLTTSNMLLRNGSVDRDVDLVLIDFGLSYISALPEDKGVDLYVLEKAFLSTHPNTEAMFEKLLKSYAASSKKSSAVIKKLDEVRLRGRKRSMVG; encoded by the exons ATGGCGGCTGTGGAGGGTGAGAGTCATGTTCTGCAGTTTCTGAAGCGTGTGGAGCTGCTGAAGCAGGGCGCCGAGGCGCGCGTCTACAGGGGGGAGTTTTTGGGGAAGCCGGCCATAATGAAGGAGCGGTTCCCGAAGCTGTACCGGCACCCGGTCCTCGATGAGAAGCTCACCCGCCGCAGGACGGTGCAGGAGGTGCGCTCCCTACTGCGCTGCAGAAAAGCAG GCATCTCCGCCCCGGTCGTGTACTTTGTTGATTATACAACCCATTGCATTTTCCTAGAGGACATGGTGGGGTCCATCACTGTCCGAGACTACATAAACACTGCCCAGGTCTCCCAGAAAGATGCTCCGTGCCTCGAGGTGCTTGCTAAGAAGATGGGGCAGATTCTAGGGAAAATGCACGACGAAGATCTGATTCACGGGGATCTAACAACGTCCAACATGCTCCTAAGAAACGGCTCTGTGGACAGAGATGTAGACCTGGTGCTGATCGACTTCGGCCTCAGTTACATTTCTGCCTTGCCAGAGGACAAAGGAGTGGATCTCTATGTTCTGGAGAAGGCATTTTTGAGCACTCATCCCAACACAGAGGCCATGTTTGAGAAGTTGCTGAAGAGTTACGCCGCCTCTTCAAAAAAGTCTTCAGCCGTCATTAAGAAACTGGATGAAGTGAGGCTAAGGGGAAGAAAGAGGTCAATGGTTGGCTAA